In one Candidatus Endomicrobium procryptotermitis genomic region, the following are encoded:
- a CDS encoding AAA family ATPase yields MAIDINVEFKQAFDLISDTNDCVFVTGNAGTGKTTFLKYYISKAKKKTVVLAPTGVAALNAGGETIHSFFYFKPDVTLSKIKKKKLPGNSIYKKVETIIIDEASMLRCDILDCIDKFLRLNREAHRQAFGGVQMVFIGDLWQLPPVVKREEAHIFNSVYKTPYFISAYSLKECMLHTIELKKIYRQKESVFISLLNSVRSGNAGESELVVLNKKAVGMVFNKPSVVYLTTTNRKASQINHAYLSKINEKETVFFAETENINEETGMLPTERALAIKKGAQIMMVNNDSKNRWVNGSIGVVKDIRSGMYCGKVVIHVQFQNGRTEQVEPYKWELFKYKWNESLMLIETESAGFFKQYPLKLSWAVTIHKSQGKTFDNVIIDMENGSFAPGQLYVALSRCTSFDGISLSRPLTKRDIISAKLEI; encoded by the coding sequence ATGGCGATAGATATCAACGTTGAATTCAAGCAGGCTTTTGATTTGATTTCCGATACCAACGATTGTGTTTTCGTTACGGGAAACGCAGGAACAGGCAAAACCACATTTTTAAAATATTATATTTCCAAAGCAAAGAAAAAAACAGTAGTTCTTGCTCCTACGGGTGTCGCCGCGCTAAACGCTGGCGGCGAAACAATACATTCTTTTTTTTATTTCAAGCCTGATGTCACTCTTTCGAAAATAAAAAAGAAAAAACTGCCCGGCAACTCTATATACAAAAAAGTTGAAACTATAATAATAGATGAAGCTTCTATGCTTCGCTGCGATATTCTGGACTGCATAGACAAATTTTTAAGACTTAACAGGGAAGCGCACCGACAGGCTTTTGGCGGCGTGCAGATGGTTTTCATAGGAGACTTGTGGCAGCTTCCTCCAGTAGTAAAACGGGAAGAGGCGCATATTTTTAATTCTGTTTACAAAACTCCTTACTTCATCAGCGCATATTCGTTAAAAGAATGCATGCTTCACACGATAGAACTCAAAAAAATATACAGACAAAAAGAAAGCGTTTTTATTTCACTTTTAAATTCCGTTCGCAGCGGCAATGCCGGCGAGTCGGAACTTGTTGTACTTAACAAAAAAGCCGTCGGCATGGTTTTCAATAAACCTTCTGTAGTTTATCTTACGACGACAAACAGAAAAGCATCACAGATAAACCACGCGTATTTATCTAAAATAAACGAAAAAGAAACGGTTTTTTTTGCAGAAACCGAAAATATAAACGAAGAAACTGGCATGCTGCCGACAGAACGTGCCCTTGCCATAAAAAAAGGCGCCCAGATTATGATGGTAAACAATGACTCGAAAAACCGCTGGGTAAACGGAAGCATAGGCGTTGTGAAAGATATAAGAAGCGGCATGTATTGCGGCAAAGTGGTTATACACGTTCAATTTCAAAATGGGCGCACTGAACAGGTGGAACCTTATAAATGGGAACTTTTTAAATATAAATGGAACGAGAGTCTCATGCTAATAGAGACGGAAAGCGCGGGCTTTTTTAAACAGTATCCGTTAAAACTTTCATGGGCAGTCACAATACATAAAAGTCAAGGTAAAACTTTTGACAATGTAATTATCGACATGGAAAATGGTTCTTTTGCGCCGGGCCAACTGTATGTGGCGTTAAGCCGCTGCACATCTTTTGACGGAATTTCTTTGTCGCGGCCACTTACAAAACGTGACATCATTTCCGCAAAATTAGAAATATAA